The genomic region GCAAAGAgcaaattgatttatttattttttaccattctGGGAATTTTCTTTTATCTCTGTTTCCTCTTTTATGAGTGACACTTTATCAACAAAGTATACATACACGCCTGCTATTTTATGATTTCATCTTTTACAGCTTATGTTTGCACGagtgtccaaaataaaaaaaataaaaaatggaatgcAGTTTACATGTGATGTAGAGAAGAGCAGTTTTATTGGTCGATGTGTGGCTGACAACACAAACTGTTTGACTTTAGCCCCACCCCCCAGGAATGCTTAGCTATGTAACACTGAACCAAACTGATCTCATTTTTTAACAAAAGGATGATCTATCCGAAGGCTGTAAACCTTTAGTTCAGAGTGAATATATGCACTGCTTGTATCCAAAATTGTACATTCTTTTCAAACTCCTTTTTACCTTGTGGGCCCATAATGGATTGTGTCGCCATTCAGCAGCCAAAAGGTTAAAGAGACAATcaactcaaaattaaacgttcatgattcagagaggacatttaattttaaacaactttccaatttacttttatcatcataattgctttgttctcttgctattatttgttaaaatctaaacctaggtaggctcctaaaCTGATTTCTAAGTCGTTAAAGACCCTACACCAAATCCTAAAACAAAACCTAAGCCTAATGCTAACCCTGGTTACTCTGGCCCCCAGATAACAGACAAGTACCATCCATGGCAGATTTACAGTTACTGCGCAAAATGTGTATTCCTCTATAATAAGCAGCATCAGTTTCCTCCTTAGTTCCTTCTATAGATATCGATCATCATAACTTTCAGATTGTGGACATCACATTTTCTTGCATAGTGAATAATGTCATATTATCATCAAGTtgacttcattcttttagtatcttttgttaaaaagcttacctagataggctcagaggtACCAATGTACTTCTGGGAGatacttggtgattggtggctacaaacatatgcctcttgtcattggctcgccatatgtgtttagctagctcccagtagtgcacagttGCTCTGCAGCtgactataactatgtgtttaaccaattaaACACCTAATTATATGCATTATTTTTATGCCTCTTTAAGGAAATTGGGGTGTAAGAATGAAATACACCCATTATTCTAACattgtttagttaaatgtacagtaGTGATGCCCATTTGTTTTAATTTGAGCCAATGGAAAATGGCAAATCACAAACATTGCTTTGATTTACTTGTCTGCGCATAGAGAACCTCTTATAACTCCTGATCTTCCGTTCACCATTCACTGCTTCATAAAAAGCTCTTATTAAAGTGAATCAAGGCCATTCTATAATACATCTTGTTTTCCTTCTGGCATTGTTGCCTGTGATACATTAAAGGGGTTGCACTATTATAGTGACATttgttaaaggcatatgaaacccacatttttttctttcatgattcagatagagcatgcagttttaagcaactttctaatgtagccaccaatcagcaagagctacccagtgtgctgaacaaaaaaatgggccggctcctaagcttacatttctgctttttcaaataaagataccaagggaacaaagacaatttgataataggggtaaattagaaagttgcttaaaattgcatgctctatctgaatcatgaaagaaaaaaattgggtttcatgtccctttaaagtgctctCTACCACTGCAAATTAAAACAGCTATTTATTTTTGTGGCAGATTGATTCCTTAACCCCTGCAATGCCACACTGTTTATAATGTATCCCATAGCATCACAATTAGTAATAATGAAGCCTAAGTGACTTCCTTGTATACTCATTAATGGAATGagcctctatataacacacagacactGGATATTGCAGTCTTGTCAGTGGCAAATACTGCTGCACTCTGGGCATTACAGTGGTGTTTTCTTGTGAGGAGCTGCATCTCTCTCAATAGCAGCCAATGGGAtaaacaactacaaaataataaatgtatagtaTTAATGAGAATGTAACAGATAATATACTTGTGCACTATTTACAGCCCCAGTGTGCAGCTGGCAATGCTATACCTGCTTCCTGAGAGCCTCAAAGGCTGCACTGATAGTGTGCACCCTGGTTCTCTCCCTGGCATTTGCTAGCAGTCTCCTTGTCTGCTGGATGGCTTTGATCTCAGAAGAGACGCCAGCAGTCTCCCCCGGCCGTTTCCTAGGAGATGCACTGGGGTCTGGGCTGTAAGTCACTTGTGATACTGACAAGTAGGAGttctctgggggtctctgacagaccATAATCCTGGGCTGTAACCTCTGATCCCCATAGGGCTGAACCTCCATCCCATCCACATTGCCGGCTCTTATTAACCCCTTCTTATTCTGTGAGCTCCCTTGAGACGCTAACAACGTTGTACTTGTCATATTAAAAGCAGTTCCATTTGTCAAGTCCAAGGCATCACTACCTGCATTATTCCTCATGTCCAGCAGCTCTGCCCCATTGGAAGTGGCTGTTCTGCCCTGAACAGTCACCTGGTCCACTTTTAAATCCACTTTGAAACTTTTCACACCATTCACTGACTTGGTCACCTCTCTGCTCTTCCTCTTTAACTTCTTGATGCCCTTGAACTCCTTGATGCATTGGGCTTTCCACTGTCCCTCTTCCAGCACTTGCAGGTTTTTCATTTCCTGGGGCCAGAAGGTAGGTGCTGGAGGTAGCAGTGGGTGCTAGGCTGTGCAGCTGCAGGCAGCACTCAGGAGCTGTGTGTGTGCTCCTCTAGCAGTCAGAATGTCATCTGAAGTCCCTGCCGCATTGCCAGCATTTTTGGTGAATGCAAACTGAGCTCCATCTGTGTTTGTTTAGCCTCAGCTTACACAGAAGCCCCTGTTAGGGAGATCAGTCAGCAAGCCGCCTGTTACAAGGAGACTGCCTCACACAGCCAAAAAGACTTTCCAGCCCCAAACCACACAGATGAGCTCCTTTAAAGAAAcaggaagcttttttttttcttttctcctctctctccccaaaaCAGCTGTACTGCCAAGCTCCTTTGTTTCATATTCTGAATAATCTGTTTCCTTTAAAGAACCCATTTGGTGAAATCCCAGGAAAGAAAATGATACATGTGTCGCCTGATATCATTGTCACTAGCTAATTAAGAGATTTAAACTTGTGAAtggaaaaattataatttataaaaaaaaaaagatttagggcTATGGTTAA from Bombina bombina isolate aBomBom1 chromosome 2, aBomBom1.pri, whole genome shotgun sequence harbors:
- the ATOH8 gene encoding transcription factor ATOH8 isoform X2, with translation MKNLQVLEEGQWKAQCIKEFKGIKKLKRKSREVTKSVNGVKSFKVDLKVDQVTVQGRTATSNGAELLDMRNNAGSDALDLTNGTAFNMTSTTLLASQGSSQNKKGLIRAGNVDGMEVQPYGDQRLQPRIMVCQRPPENSYLSVSQVTYSPDPSASPRKRPGETAGVSSEIKAIQQTRRLLANARERTRVHTISAAFEALRKQVPCYSYGQKLSKLAILRIACNYILSLARLADLDYSADHSNLSFSECVEQCTRTLQSEGRSKKRKACGGLSLSTNTAVEVVPSNQ
- the ATOH8 gene encoding transcription factor ATOH8 isoform X1; this encodes MKNLQVLEEGQWKAQCIKEFKGIKKLKRKSREVTKSVNGVKSFKVDLKVDQVTVQGRTATSNGAELLDMRNNAGSDALDLTNGTAFNMTSTTLLASQGSSQNKKGLIRAGNVDGMEVQPYGDQRLQPRIMVCQRPPENSYLSVSQVTYSPDPSASPRKRPGETAGVSSEIKAIQQTRRLLANARERTRVHTISAAFEALRKQVPCYSYGQKLSKLAILRIACNYILSLARLADLDYSADHSNLSFSECVEQCTRTLQSEGRSKKRKGRTYKYSRISLQPPYRRGGNLHTLLQS
- the ATOH8 gene encoding transcription factor ATOH8 isoform X3 yields the protein MKNLQVLEEGQWKAQCIKEFKGIKKLKRKSREVTKSVNGVKSFKVDLKVDQVTVQGRTATSNGAELLDMRNNAGSDALDLTNGTAFNMTSTTLLASQGSSQNKKGLIRAGNVDGMEVQPYGDQRLQPRIMVCQRPPENSYLSVSQVTYSPDPSASPRKRPGETAGVSSEIKAIQQTRRLLANARERTRVHTISAAFEALRKQVPCYSYGQKLSKLAILRIACNYILSLARLADLDYSADHSNLSFSECVEQCTRTLQSEGRSKKRKE